Proteins encoded together in one Thermoplasmatales archaeon BRNA1 window:
- a CDS encoding glutamate dehydrogenase (NADP): MAMTNEYLKEVYSGLQKRYADQPEFLEAAGVVLESIQPLVEARPELQKHGIIERITEPERTIMFRVTWVDDSGKVQVNRGYRVQYNSAIGPYKGGLRLHPSVNLSILKFLGFEQIFKNSLTGLPIGGGKGGSDFDPKGKSDAEVMRFCQSFMTELVKHIGPDTDVPAGDIGTGGREIGYMFGQYKRLQNEFTGVLTGKKVGCGGSLARTEATGYGLCYLVDAMLKDNGMSFDGKIVDISGSGNVAIYATEKATQLGAKVVTLSDSNGYIYDPEGIELDLVKQIKEVERGRIKEYLGRTKHKGVEYHEGSTNVWNVKCDIALPCATQNEIDEASAKTLVKNGCVCVAEGANMPSTPEAIKVYQDNGLLFAPGKAANAGGVATSALEMSQNSERLSWSFEEVDAKLKGIMENIYHNIAAAARKYNLKTKGGKDNLVAGANIAGFEKVADAMIWQGYSY; the protein is encoded by the coding sequence ATGGCAATGACCAACGAGTATCTGAAGGAAGTCTACAGTGGACTTCAGAAGCGCTACGCCGACCAGCCCGAGTTCCTAGAGGCAGCCGGAGTCGTTCTCGAATCCATCCAGCCCCTGGTCGAGGCACGCCCCGAGCTCCAGAAGCACGGAATCATCGAGAGGATCACCGAGCCCGAGAGGACCATCATGTTCCGCGTCACCTGGGTGGACGACAGCGGAAAGGTCCAGGTCAACCGCGGATACCGCGTTCAGTACAACTCGGCCATCGGACCCTACAAGGGCGGACTCAGGCTCCACCCCTCCGTCAACCTTTCCATCCTGAAGTTCCTCGGATTCGAGCAGATCTTCAAGAACTCCCTCACCGGACTCCCCATCGGAGGAGGAAAGGGAGGATCCGACTTCGACCCCAAGGGCAAGTCCGATGCGGAGGTCATGCGCTTCTGCCAGTCCTTCATGACCGAGCTCGTCAAGCACATCGGACCCGACACCGATGTCCCCGCGGGAGACATCGGAACCGGCGGAAGGGAGATCGGATACATGTTCGGCCAGTACAAGAGGCTCCAGAACGAGTTCACCGGCGTCCTGACCGGAAAGAAGGTCGGATGCGGCGGATCCCTCGCCAGGACCGAGGCCACCGGATACGGTCTCTGCTACCTCGTCGACGCCATGCTCAAGGACAACGGAATGTCCTTCGACGGAAAGATCGTCGACATCTCCGGATCCGGAAACGTCGCAATCTACGCCACCGAGAAGGCAACCCAGCTCGGAGCGAAGGTCGTCACCCTGTCCGACTCCAACGGATACATCTACGATCCCGAGGGAATCGAACTCGACCTCGTCAAGCAGATTAAGGAGGTCGAGCGCGGAAGGATCAAGGAGTACCTCGGACGCACCAAGCACAAGGGCGTCGAGTACCACGAGGGCTCCACCAACGTCTGGAACGTCAAGTGCGACATCGCACTGCCCTGCGCTACCCAGAACGAGATCGACGAGGCGTCCGCCAAGACTCTGGTCAAGAACGGATGCGTCTGCGTCGCAGAGGGAGCCAACATGCCCTCCACCCCCGAGGCAATCAAGGTCTACCAGGACAACGGACTCCTGTTCGCTCCCGGAAAGGCCGCCAACGCCGGAGGAGTCGCCACCTCCGCCCTCGAGATGTCCCAGAACAGCGAGAGGCTCTCCTGGTCCTTCGAGGAGGTCGATGCAAAGCTCAAGGGCATCATGGAGAACATCTACCACAACATCGCGGCCGCCGCCCGCAAGTACAACCTCAAGACCAAGGGCGGAAAGGACAACCTCGTCGCCGGTGCCAACATCGCCGGATTCGAGAAGGTCGCCGACGCGATGATCTGGCAGGGATACAGCTACTGA